Proteins from one Xenorhabdus griffiniae genomic window:
- the rlmKL gene encoding bifunctional 23S rRNA (guanine(2069)-N(7))-methyltransferase RlmK/23S rRNA (guanine(2445)-N(2))-methyltransferase RlmL: MNSLFASTARGLEELLKNELEILGAQSCKIAQGGVHFQGDDRVMYKSLLWSRLASRILMPLNEFNVYSDLDLYLGVQSIDWSEIFSVDSTFSVHFSGTNEEIRNTQYGALKVKDAIVDSFMRKIKQRPDVAKQQPDVRIHVFLNKEKAIVSLDLSGDSLHIRGYRDLAGQAPLKENLAAAIILRSGWQAGTPMVDPMCGSGTLLIEAAMMAADCAPGLYRQHWGFTSWLQFNETIWREVTTEAQVRFRKGLQETTSRFFGTDIDRRVMDMARSNARRAGVSQLIQFQQGDASKLENPLLEGPEGTVLSNPPYGERLESEPALIALHSVFGRVMKARFPGWRLSLFSASPELLGCLQLRAEREFKAKNGPLDCIQKNYVIQKSEQLADKPQSLDTGIAEDYANRLRKNEKKISKWAKQQGIDCYRLYDADLPEYNVAVDRYADKIVVQEYAPPKSVDANKARQRLFDVISATMNVLNLSSNQLILKTRQRQKGKSQYEKMAEKQEFLLVNEYGAKFWVNLTDYLDTGLFLDHRIARKKLGEMSRGKDFLNLFAYTGSATVHAGLGGARSTTTVDMSRTYLEWAEKNLQANGLTGRQHRLIQADCLGWLAQTREQFDVIFIDPPTFSNSKRMENTFDVQRDHIELMKQLKRLLRPGGTLMFSNNKRGFKMDFAELNKLGLVANEITEKTLSQDFARNRQIHNCWLLHHAGEEK; this comes from the coding sequence ATGAACTCTCTCTTTGCCAGCACAGCACGTGGACTGGAAGAACTATTAAAGAACGAACTGGAAATCCTGGGAGCGCAATCTTGCAAGATTGCCCAAGGTGGGGTTCATTTTCAAGGCGATGATCGGGTGATGTATAAAAGTTTGCTGTGGAGCAGACTGGCATCCCGTATCCTGATGCCGCTTAACGAATTTAACGTTTATAGTGATTTGGATCTGTATCTTGGTGTCCAGTCCATTGACTGGAGCGAGATTTTCTCAGTTGATAGTACGTTCTCTGTTCATTTCAGCGGCACGAATGAGGAGATCAGAAATACACAATATGGCGCATTGAAAGTGAAAGACGCTATTGTCGATAGTTTTATGCGCAAAATCAAACAACGTCCTGATGTTGCGAAACAACAGCCAGATGTCCGTATCCATGTTTTCCTAAATAAAGAGAAGGCCATCGTATCACTCGATTTGAGTGGAGATAGCCTGCATATCCGTGGTTACCGTGATCTGGCTGGACAGGCACCACTGAAAGAAAACCTTGCCGCAGCGATTATTTTACGTTCTGGCTGGCAGGCAGGAACACCAATGGTTGATCCCATGTGTGGCTCAGGAACGTTGCTAATCGAAGCGGCCATGATGGCAGCAGATTGCGCTCCTGGCTTGTATCGCCAGCATTGGGGCTTCACATCATGGTTACAATTCAATGAAACAATCTGGCGTGAAGTCACTACAGAGGCACAGGTCCGTTTCCGTAAGGGGTTACAGGAAACGACTTCCCGTTTTTTTGGAACGGATATTGATCGCCGAGTCATGGATATGGCACGTTCAAATGCACGTAGGGCAGGGGTATCCCAATTGATCCAGTTCCAACAAGGAGATGCCAGCAAACTGGAAAATCCCTTGCTGGAAGGACCAGAGGGAACGGTATTAAGCAACCCGCCTTATGGAGAGCGTCTTGAAAGTGAACCTGCACTGATCGCGTTGCATAGTGTATTTGGTCGCGTGATGAAAGCTCGCTTCCCTGGCTGGCGTTTATCACTGTTCAGTGCTTCGCCGGAATTGTTGGGTTGTTTACAATTACGCGCAGAGCGTGAATTTAAAGCTAAAAATGGTCCTCTGGATTGTATCCAAAAGAATTATGTCATCCAGAAAAGTGAACAGCTAGCGGATAAACCGCAGTCATTGGATACAGGTATCGCGGAGGATTATGCTAACCGTTTGCGTAAAAATGAGAAAAAAATCAGCAAATGGGCCAAGCAGCAAGGTATTGATTGTTACCGTTTATATGATGCAGATTTACCTGAATACAATGTTGCTGTTGATCGCTATGCCGATAAAATCGTTGTGCAAGAATATGCCCCGCCGAAATCTGTGGATGCCAATAAAGCCCGTCAGCGCCTGTTTGATGTGATCAGTGCAACAATGAATGTGCTCAACTTATCATCCAACCAACTGATTTTGAAAACTCGCCAACGTCAGAAAGGCAAAAGCCAGTATGAAAAAATGGCTGAGAAGCAAGAATTCCTTTTGGTTAACGAATATGGTGCAAAATTCTGGGTTAACCTGACCGATTATCTGGATACAGGATTATTCCTTGATCACCGTATTGCCCGCAAAAAATTGGGTGAAATGAGCCGAGGCAAGGATTTTCTTAACTTATTTGCCTATACCGGTTCAGCGACAGTTCATGCAGGATTGGGGGGGGCGCGTTCGACAACCACGGTAGATATGTCCCGCACTTATCTTGAATGGGCAGAGAAAAATTTACAGGCGAATGGCTTAACGGGACGTCAGCATCGTTTGATTCAGGCCGATTGTCTGGGATGGTTAGCGCAGACCCGTGAACAATTCGATGTTATCTTTATTGATCCGCCAACATTTTCTAACTCCAAGCGAATGGAAAATACTTTTGACGTTCAGCGTGATCACATCGAATTAATGAAACAATTAAAACGTCTGTTACGTCCGGGTGGAACCTTAATGTTCTCCAACAATAAACGGGGTTTTAAAATGGATTTTGCTGAATTAAATAAGTTAGGTCTGGTTGCAAACGAAATAACAGAAAAAACGTTATCTCAGGATTTTGCCCGTAACCGTCAGATCCATAACTGCTGGTTGCTGCATCACGCTGGCGAGGAAAAATAA
- the rmf gene encoding ribosome modulation factor, protein MKRQKRDRLARALSRGYHAGILGRPREHCPYHSLDARSYWLGGWRQAQEDRV, encoded by the coding sequence ATGAAAAGACAGAAAAGAGACCGTTTAGCAAGAGCACTTTCCAGAGGCTATCATGCGGGCATTTTGGGACGGCCACGGGAACATTGTCCTTATCATTCATTGGATGCCCGTTCGTATTGGTTAGGGGGATGGCGTCAAGCGCAAGAAGATCGTGTGTGA
- a CDS encoding YcbX family protein produces the protein MLTLSRLYTYPVKSMRGSQLSHSLVNESGLMFDRNFMITTTNGTFITARQYPQMLLFTPTMLHNGLYLQAPNGESATVLYNDFKEERLPTEVWGNHFTALVAPERVNNWLSGFFDKPVQLRWLSEELTRRVKKFPDISLSFADGFPYLIINEASFHALQQRCPASIKIEQFRANIIVTGAAPFEEDSWQTIQIGDIVFDLPKPCSRCILTTVSPEKGRKNPQSEPLATLQSFRTAKENGAVDFGQNAIARNSGIIRVGDRVTILEKRTPREYGSGEQATDLPIKEDAQQSVAIEFNGQRFIGNNQQIILEQLEDQGIQIPYSCRAGICGSCKISLVKGDVLPLKSTSIKDNGKILACSCIPQNDLVIELR, from the coding sequence ATGTTAACGCTGTCGCGCCTCTATACCTACCCCGTCAAATCCATGCGTGGATCACAACTTTCTCATTCTCTCGTTAATGAAAGTGGCCTGATGTTTGATCGCAATTTTATGATCACCACAACAAACGGCACGTTTATTACTGCCCGCCAATATCCGCAGATGTTGCTATTTACTCCAACTATGCTGCATAACGGTCTGTATTTGCAGGCACCAAACGGAGAAAGCGCTACTGTACTTTACAATGATTTTAAAGAAGAGCGCCTCCCCACTGAAGTTTGGGGAAATCATTTTACCGCGTTAGTTGCTCCTGAGAGGGTGAATAATTGGCTCAGTGGCTTTTTTGATAAGCCGGTACAACTACGCTGGCTCAGTGAAGAACTAACTCGACGGGTCAAGAAATTCCCCGATATTTCTTTATCATTCGCAGATGGTTTTCCCTATTTAATTATCAATGAAGCCTCTTTTCATGCCTTGCAACAACGCTGTCCTGCCAGTATTAAAATAGAACAATTCCGTGCCAATATCATTGTCACAGGTGCCGCTCCTTTTGAAGAAGATAGCTGGCAAACTATCCAAATTGGCGATATTGTTTTTGATCTGCCAAAACCGTGCAGTCGCTGTATTTTGACCACAGTCAGCCCCGAAAAAGGCCGCAAAAATCCGCAAAGTGAGCCACTGGCTACCCTGCAATCTTTCAGAACAGCCAAAGAAAATGGTGCGGTTGATTTTGGACAGAATGCCATTGCCCGTAACAGCGGCATTATTCGAGTTGGGGATCGAGTTACCATTTTAGAAAAGAGAACACCACGTGAATATGGTAGTGGTGAACAAGCAACCGATTTACCTATAAAGGAAGATGCTCAACAGTCCGTTGCTATTGAATTCAATGGACAACGTTTTATTGGCAATAATCAGCAAATTATTTTAGAACAACTCGAAGATCAAGGTATTCAAATTCCCTATTCATGTCGTGCCGGAATTTGTGGTTCCTGTAAGATATCCTTGGTTAAAGGGGACGTATTGCCACTGAAATCGACATCCATTAAGGATAATGGAAAAATTCTGGCATGTAGCTGTATTCCTCAAAATGATTTAGTCATCGAACTAAGATAA
- the pqiB gene encoding intermembrane transport protein PqiB — MTDKEEDLTQARIRKLKNWSPVWIVPIITVLIGAWILFYHFSHQGPEVTLITSNAEGIEAGKTKIKSRSVDVGVVESVSLSENLGQVIIKARLNDGMSRLLRTDTAFWVVKPQIGREGVSGLSTLLSGVFIELQPGTQGEEENRFSLLDAPPLASPDAKGIRLILTSEAAGRLTPGDPVLFRGYRVGSVEAGTFDPTSRLVRYQIFVKSPYDALLTTNVRFWKDSGVTFDMSSQGIRVEMASLSTLFGGGVSFDVPKGWELGDPVKEKEIFKLYDSEKSIQNALYTEHTDFLLFFSDSVRGLQPGAPVEFRGIRVGTVARVPFYSEDIKQRIDNDFRIPVLIHIEPGRFVKELGNGFNTDKELKDTIGRGLRATLKPGNLLTGALFIDLDFFTNEEPWKGPYEIAGYKTLPTVSSGLAQIQQKVMAVLDKINNMPIEPTLVQATQTLKESQKAIKTAQKTMDELNRILASKEAQGLPKDIQNTLHELNRSMQELQPGSPAYSKLMDNMQQLELVLRELQPVLKTLNNKSNALVFEAEAIKDPEPKKAPN, encoded by the coding sequence GTGACGGATAAAGAAGAAGATCTGACTCAGGCCAGAATTCGTAAACTGAAGAATTGGTCACCTGTATGGATCGTACCAATTATCACTGTGCTGATTGGGGCTTGGATACTGTTTTATCATTTCAGTCATCAGGGGCCAGAAGTCACATTGATTACTTCCAATGCTGAAGGTATTGAGGCCGGTAAAACTAAAATTAAAAGCCGCAGTGTTGACGTTGGTGTTGTCGAAAGTGTCTCTTTGAGCGAAAACTTGGGGCAAGTTATCATTAAAGCCCGCCTAAACGATGGGATGAGTCGCTTGCTACGCACAGATACAGCTTTCTGGGTTGTGAAACCCCAGATTGGGCGTGAAGGCGTTTCTGGTCTGAGTACATTGCTGTCTGGTGTTTTCATCGAACTACAGCCCGGCACACAAGGCGAAGAAGAAAACCGCTTTTCATTGCTTGATGCCCCACCGCTGGCTTCCCCTGATGCAAAAGGTATTCGTCTGATTCTGACCAGTGAAGCCGCCGGGCGATTAACTCCCGGAGATCCCGTGCTATTTAGGGGATACCGAGTGGGATCAGTTGAGGCCGGTACTTTTGATCCGACATCCCGATTGGTTCGTTACCAAATTTTCGTTAAATCACCTTATGACGCTTTACTGACTACAAATGTCAGATTCTGGAAAGACAGCGGCGTCACATTTGATATGTCATCACAAGGTATACGGGTTGAAATGGCTTCATTATCAACCTTGTTTGGGGGCGGTGTTAGTTTTGATGTACCCAAAGGTTGGGAGCTGGGCGATCCAGTAAAGGAAAAGGAGATCTTTAAACTCTACGATAGCGAGAAAAGTATCCAAAACGCACTGTATACAGAACATACAGACTTTTTGTTGTTTTTCTCTGATTCTGTGCGTGGTTTACAACCAGGAGCGCCTGTCGAATTCCGTGGTATCCGGGTAGGAACGGTAGCAAGAGTGCCTTTTTATAGTGAAGATATTAAGCAGCGCATCGACAATGACTTCCGTATTCCTGTATTAATCCATATCGAGCCTGGTCGATTTGTGAAAGAGTTAGGTAATGGATTCAACACAGATAAAGAATTGAAGGACACTATCGGCAGGGGATTGAGAGCGACCTTGAAACCGGGCAATTTACTCACAGGTGCGTTGTTTATTGATCTGGACTTTTTCACTAATGAGGAACCCTGGAAAGGCCCCTATGAAATCGCGGGTTATAAGACCTTGCCTACAGTAAGTAGTGGTTTGGCGCAAATTCAACAAAAAGTCATGGCGGTGCTGGATAAGATCAACAATATGCCGATTGAACCGACGCTTGTTCAGGCAACACAGACGCTTAAAGAAAGTCAAAAAGCAATCAAAACAGCGCAGAAAACAATGGATGAATTAAATCGTATTCTTGCGAGTAAGGAAGCACAGGGACTCCCTAAAGATATACAAAATACATTGCATGAGTTGAACCGCAGTATGCAGGAGCTTCAGCCAGGCTCACCCGCTTATAGTAAGCTGATGGATAATATGCAACAGTTGGAACTGGTATTACGTGAATTGCAACCTGTTTTGAAGACGCTCAATAACAAGAGTAATGCATTGGTATTTGAAGCCGAAGCGATAAAAGATCCTGAACCCAAAAAGGCGCCTAACTGA
- the pqiC gene encoding membrane integrity-associated transporter subunit PqiC has translation MKKLISKLAFFISASVIIVGSGLIAGCSGSQPLKTYYQLPVLANQVSQEGKLGAKHERQLWIKKVSLSDYLAAPGIVYQTGEVSYINASNHLWASPLQQQLQQILISELSAAFPHRLVSQQELEKDADALDITITAFHGRYDGQVLIEGYWLLSNPDRVIRRPFSLKLKQEKDGYAELVLTLAKGYSQLVKSIARQLSLQH, from the coding sequence ATGAAAAAATTGATTTCAAAATTGGCATTTTTTATTTCCGCCAGTGTGATTATTGTTGGAAGTGGGCTTATTGCGGGATGCAGCGGTAGCCAGCCACTAAAAACATATTATCAGTTACCGGTTCTGGCTAACCAGGTATCGCAGGAAGGCAAATTGGGAGCCAAACATGAACGGCAGTTATGGATAAAAAAAGTTAGCCTTTCTGACTACCTTGCTGCTCCAGGCATTGTATATCAGACAGGAGAGGTGAGCTATATCAATGCATCGAACCATTTATGGGCCAGCCCGTTGCAGCAACAGTTACAACAAATATTAATTTCAGAACTGAGTGCCGCATTTCCACATCGTTTGGTTTCTCAGCAGGAATTAGAAAAAGACGCAGATGCTCTGGATATCACAATAACTGCTTTTCACGGGCGCTATGATGGTCAGGTATTAATTGAAGGCTATTGGCTATTATCTAACCCAGACCGAGTAATTAGGCGGCCATTCAGCCTTAAGTTGAAACAGGAAAAAGATGGCTATGCTGAATTAGTGCTTACATTAGCTAAGGGTTATAGCCAGTTAGTCAAATCCATAGCCAGGCAACTCTCTTTGCAACATTAA
- the fabA gene encoding bifunctional 3-hydroxydecanoyl-ACP dehydratase/trans-2-decenoyl-ACP isomerase, with protein sequence MFKKQESYTKEELQASGQGKLFGENGPPLPSGNMLMMDRVTKMTETGGIYDKGYIEAELDINPELWFFDCHFVNDPVMPGCLGLDAMWQLVGFFLGWIGGEGKGRALGVGEVKFTGQVLPTAKKVTYRINLKRVINRKLIMGLADGEVLVDGKLIYTATDLKVGLFKDTSAF encoded by the coding sequence ATGTTTAAAAAACAAGAGTCCTACACGAAAGAAGAACTTCAAGCCTCTGGGCAAGGTAAATTGTTTGGTGAAAATGGGCCACCGCTGCCTTCTGGTAATATGCTGATGATGGATCGTGTCACAAAAATGACAGAGACCGGCGGTATTTACGATAAGGGGTATATCGAGGCTGAACTCGATATCAACCCTGAGTTGTGGTTTTTCGATTGTCATTTTGTTAATGATCCTGTCATGCCCGGCTGTCTTGGCCTGGATGCCATGTGGCAGCTTGTCGGTTTCTTCCTGGGCTGGATCGGTGGAGAAGGCAAAGGCCGTGCACTTGGTGTTGGGGAAGTCAAATTTACGGGCCAGGTATTACCAACAGCCAAAAAAGTGACCTATCGCATTAATCTTAAGCGGGTCATTAATCGCAAATTAATTATGGGCCTGGCTGACGGTGAAGTTCTGGTAGATGGCAAACTGATTTATACGGCGACTGATTTGAAAGTCGGCTTGTTTAAGGATACTAGTGCCTTTTAA
- a CDS encoding ABC transporter ATP-binding protein, which produces MSLISLSGACLSFSDAPLLDNAELHIEENERVCLVGRNGAGKSTLLRVLAKEQPLDDGLVIYEQDLIVARLQQDPPRDVEGTVFDFVAEGVKEQAEYIKAFHHVSRLVETDPSEKNLNHLAELQEVLDIRGLWSLDSRISDVLKQLSLPAEAKLSSLSGGWLRKAALGRALVCSPKVLFLDEPTNHLDIDTIEWLENFLKDFNGSLVFISHDRSFIRNMATRIVDLDRGKLTSWPGNYDKYLEGKEEALRVEELQNAEFDKKLAQEEVWIRQGIKARRTRNEGRVRALKALRMERAERRNVMGTAKMQVEEATRSGKIVFEMENVNYQIGDKTLVKNFSAQVQRGDKIALVGPNGCGKTTLLKLMLGDLSADSGRIHCGTKLEVAYFDQHRAALDPDKTVMDNLAEGKQEVMVNGRSRHVLGYLQDFLFHPKRAMTPVRALSGGERNRLLLARLFLKPSNLLILDEPTNDLDVETLELLEELVDSYTGTVILVSHDRQFVDNSVTECWIFEGNGEINHYTGGYYDAQQQQAQTVSLRQASEKKVSVENKAVKPKQSPKRTNNKISYHLLRELEQLPLLLEKLEEEINTLQSQVSDPEFFNQSHEITQHVLNELANKEQELEKAFDRWQELEMMKNG; this is translated from the coding sequence ATGTCATTGATTAGTTTATCCGGTGCTTGCTTATCATTCAGTGATGCACCGCTGTTGGATAATGCTGAACTGCATATCGAAGAAAACGAAAGAGTCTGTTTGGTTGGGCGCAATGGTGCGGGAAAATCCACATTGTTGCGTGTATTGGCAAAAGAACAACCACTGGATGATGGCTTGGTTATTTATGAACAAGATCTGATTGTTGCGCGCTTACAGCAAGATCCTCCCCGTGACGTAGAAGGTACGGTGTTTGATTTTGTTGCGGAAGGGGTAAAAGAGCAGGCTGAATATATCAAAGCGTTCCACCATGTTTCGCGTTTGGTAGAAACCGATCCTAGCGAGAAAAATCTCAACCATTTGGCAGAGCTACAGGAAGTGCTGGATATCCGTGGCTTATGGTCATTGGATAGCCGGATTAGTGATGTATTAAAACAACTCTCCTTGCCAGCAGAAGCGAAACTCTCTTCATTGTCTGGTGGTTGGCTGCGTAAGGCAGCACTGGGCAGGGCGCTGGTTTGTTCTCCAAAAGTGTTGTTTCTTGATGAACCAACTAACCATCTTGATATTGATACTATCGAATGGTTGGAGAATTTCCTGAAAGACTTCAACGGCAGTCTTGTGTTCATTTCTCATGACCGTTCATTCATTCGCAACATGGCGACACGTATTGTTGATCTGGATCGCGGAAAGCTGACCTCATGGCCGGGCAATTACGATAAGTATCTTGAGGGAAAAGAAGAAGCACTGCGGGTTGAAGAGCTGCAGAATGCCGAATTTGACAAAAAACTGGCGCAGGAAGAAGTTTGGATCCGCCAGGGAATTAAAGCACGGCGTACTCGTAATGAAGGTCGGGTAAGGGCATTGAAAGCATTACGTATGGAACGTGCTGAACGCCGCAATGTTATGGGAACAGCGAAAATGCAGGTCGAAGAAGCGACTCGTTCCGGTAAGATTGTATTTGAAATGGAAAATGTGAATTACCAGATTGGTGATAAAACATTGGTCAAAAATTTTTCGGCTCAAGTTCAACGTGGCGACAAAATTGCATTAGTGGGGCCAAATGGCTGTGGTAAGACAACATTATTAAAATTAATGCTGGGCGATCTGTCAGCAGACAGTGGTCGCATTCATTGTGGTACAAAACTTGAAGTGGCTTACTTTGATCAGCACCGTGCCGCACTGGATCCTGATAAGACGGTTATGGATAACCTCGCTGAAGGTAAGCAGGAAGTGATGGTCAATGGACGTTCCCGTCATGTATTGGGTTATTTGCAGGATTTCCTTTTCCATCCCAAACGGGCGATGACCCCTGTACGCGCGTTGTCTGGTGGTGAGCGCAATCGCCTGTTGCTAGCTCGTCTATTCTTGAAACCAAGCAACTTGCTTATTCTTGATGAACCGACCAATGACCTTGATGTTGAAACCTTGGAGTTACTTGAAGAACTCGTTGATAGCTATACCGGAACGGTGATTTTGGTCAGCCATGACCGTCAATTTGTTGATAATTCAGTCACTGAATGCTGGATTTTTGAAGGCAATGGTGAAATCAACCATTATACGGGAGGATATTACGATGCCCAGCAGCAACAGGCACAAACCGTTTCCTTGCGTCAAGCTTCAGAGAAAAAGGTGAGTGTTGAAAACAAGGCAGTGAAGCCGAAACAATCACCTAAACGAACAAACAATAAGATAAGTTACCATTTACTGCGTGAATTGGAACAACTACCATTATTGTTAGAGAAATTAGAAGAAGAGATCAATACATTGCAATCTCAGGTCAGTGACCCGGAATTCTTCAATCAATCACATGAAATTACGCAGCATGTTCTAAATGAACTGGCAAATAAAGAACAAGAATTGGAAAAAGCGTTTGATCGCTGGCAGGAATTGGAAATGATGAAAAATGGATAA
- the pqiA gene encoding membrane integrity-associated transporter subunit PqiA, translating to MLVAVPDLEQGKKAVCPRCNTLLTARWREPRNQPTGYALSALIMLFLACLFPFVSMSVAGMVSEIKLTQIPSVMFNEDYSSMAAIFLIFVQLVPTFCMVAIIILCQNVKMARRLKIELAHILFKMKTWCMAEIFLAGVLVSFVKLMAHGEISIGLSFFPYCLFCLFQVRAFQCLDRHWFWNEIAPAPKVCHTLQAGKPGLVQGVRLCQSCTAILPAQQFRCPRCHTKGDARRRNSLQCTMALLITSVILYIPANVLPIMVTQALGQQINSTILEGIILLWGAGSYPVAMVIFIASIMIPLLKMLAIGWLCWDAKSQTSHDSEKMHFIYEMVEFVGRWSMIDVFVIAVLSALVCMGQLMSIYPALGAVLFALVVILTMFASIMFDPRLTWDKANRKFERHKNEEL from the coding sequence ATGCTGGTGGCTGTGCCTGATTTGGAACAAGGAAAAAAGGCGGTTTGTCCACGGTGTAATACGTTATTGACAGCAAGGTGGAGAGAGCCGCGTAATCAACCAACAGGCTATGCATTAAGCGCATTAATTATGCTTTTTCTCGCTTGCCTGTTTCCTTTTGTTAGCATGAGTGTGGCGGGGATGGTGAGTGAGATAAAGTTGACTCAGATCCCCAGCGTCATGTTCAACGAAGACTATTCCAGCATGGCTGCGATTTTTTTGATCTTCGTTCAGCTTGTGCCGACATTTTGCATGGTTGCCATCATCATCTTATGTCAGAACGTCAAAATGGCGCGTCGCTTAAAAATAGAGTTGGCGCACATTTTGTTTAAAATGAAAACATGGTGCATGGCAGAAATCTTCCTTGCGGGCGTGTTGGTCAGCTTTGTTAAGCTTATGGCACATGGTGAAATCAGCATTGGCCTGAGTTTTTTTCCTTACTGTCTGTTTTGTCTGTTTCAGGTCAGAGCATTTCAGTGTCTTGACCGGCATTGGTTTTGGAATGAAATTGCGCCGGCACCTAAAGTTTGCCATACCTTGCAGGCCGGAAAACCTGGCCTGGTGCAAGGTGTCCGGCTTTGCCAGAGTTGTACCGCTATCTTGCCCGCCCAACAATTTCGGTGCCCCCGATGCCATACCAAGGGGGACGCCCGCCGCCGCAATAGTCTTCAGTGCACAATGGCACTACTGATAACATCAGTCATACTTTATATTCCAGCGAATGTTTTACCTATCATGGTGACCCAGGCACTGGGACAGCAAATTAATTCCACCATTCTGGAAGGGATTATTTTGCTTTGGGGCGCTGGCTCATATCCGGTTGCAATGGTTATTTTTATTGCCAGTATCATGATACCGTTATTGAAAATGTTAGCTATTGGTTGGTTATGCTGGGATGCAAAAAGTCAAACGAGCCATGATTCCGAAAAGATGCATTTTATTTATGAAATGGTGGAGTTTGTTGGGCGTTGGTCAATGATTGATGTCTTCGTTATTGCCGTCCTGTCCGCGTTGGTTTGCATGGGACAACTGATGAGTATTTATCCTGCTCTGGGGGCAGTTCTGTTTGCTCTGGTTGTTATTTTGACGATGTTTGCATCAATCATGTTCGATCCGCGTTTAACTTGGGACAAAGCCAATCGTAAATTTGAGCGACATAAGAATGAGGAGTTGTAA